The following are encoded together in the Armatimonadota bacterium genome:
- a CDS encoding sigma-70 family RNA polymerase sigma factor, which translates to MLNADTVLASTHQNDDCEAFDEIVARYKDGIYNYIWRMVSNRDDAEDLAQEVFVRAFASMKSFRRESNIRTWLYRIATNLCIDKYRRSSIEKQLITPLMQSGDCNEDAKPLDVPDMTYDPERTYDRTELQAEVQRALSKLPDKLRSVIILYDIEGMSYEEIAETVSCPIGTVKSRIFNARAQLRKLLKPYIEG; encoded by the coding sequence GTCGACCCATCAGAACGACGATTGCGAAGCCTTCGACGAGATTGTCGCGCGCTATAAAGACGGGATTTACAACTATATATGGCGCATGGTTTCAAATCGCGATGACGCCGAAGACCTCGCTCAAGAAGTCTTTGTTCGAGCGTTTGCGTCCATGAAGTCATTCCGGCGTGAGTCAAACATACGAACGTGGCTCTACAGAATAGCCACGAACCTTTGTATAGACAAATATCGGCGGTCGAGTATTGAAAAGCAATTAATCACGCCGCTTATGCAAAGCGGTGACTGCAACGAAGATGCAAAGCCATTAGATGTGCCCGACATGACCTATGATCCGGAGCGAACATATGACCGCACAGAACTTCAGGCGGAGGTGCAGCGGGCGCTGTCGAAACTGCCGGATAAACTTCGGAGCGTAATAATTCTTTACGATATAGAAGGAATGTCTTACGAAGAAATAGCAGAGACGGTCTCTTGCCCAATTGGCACCGTAAAGTCGCGCATTTTTAATGCGCGCGCACAATTAAGAAAGCTGCTCAAACCTTATATTGAGGGTTAA